The following proteins are encoded in a genomic region of Lytechinus variegatus isolate NC3 chromosome 7, Lvar_3.0, whole genome shotgun sequence:
- the LOC121419127 gene encoding uncharacterized protein LOC121419127, whose amino-acid sequence MMYLANGQFDRCDNYNPAARHDPRSGLTVTHQPYPSSHINPNSSVSYTTSDQAMLIEDQLTSSGGHHGRPGRGGGGRRGGSSRLGSRRGIHKNKQPEIRPWNSNLLACCDDPEICITGLACSPCLASRLSERLGENPLACCLPFGCVALRVKLRTQHHIRGDICSDYGVTCCCGCPLSLCQMWRELDYIEKKNNPGLSANGGHGNQNNTPSTSSRSFLDMLTF is encoded by the exons ATGATGTACTTAG CAAACGGGCAGTTTGACCGATGCGACAACTACAACCCAGCCGCCCGCCACGACCCCCGTAGTGGACTGACCGTTACCCATCAGCCTTACCCATCTTCCCACATCAACCCTAACTCAAGCGTCTCCTATACCACCAGCGATCAGGCAATGCTCATTGAAGACCAGCTCACGTCTAGTGGAGGCCATCATGGTCGACCAGGGCGTGGAGGTGGTGGTCGACGAGGAGGTTCAAGTCGGCTTGGTTCCAGGCGTGGGATACACAAGAACAAACAACCTGAAATc AGACCGTGGAACAGCAACTTATTAGCATGCTGTGATGATCCAGAAATAT GTATTACAGGACTGGCCTGTTCCCCTTGCCTAGCCAGCCGTCTTTCTGAGAGACTAGGAGAGAACCCCCTAGCATGCTGTCTACCTTTCGGTTGTGTAGCATTACGTGTCAAACTACGTACTCAACATCATATACGG GGTGACATTTGCTCTGATTACGGAGTCACGTGTTGTTGTGGTTGTCCACTGTCACTCTGCCAAATGTGGCGGGAACTGGATTACATCGAAAAGAAGAACAACCCTGGGTTGTCTGCCAACGGTGGTCATGGAAACCAGAATAATACTCCCTCAACGTCAAGCCGGAGTTTCCTCGATATGcttacattttaa